The window TATGTATAGTCCGCCAGCTCTGTCTTGATATTTTAGGTTTTTAGGAACGTCTATATCCACGCCACCTAACATATCCACTATCTTAGGGAAATTATTATAGTTGATGACCATGTAGTAATGAATCGGCATACCGATCAGATTCACCACCGTCTCTTTCAGAAGATCCACCCCACCGTAGGCGAAAGCGTGGTTGATCTTCTGAGTCCCCTTCCCCCTTATGGTAGTTCTGGTGTCTCTGGGTATGGACATAGCTTTTACGGTCTTGTTATCGATATCCAACGTCACAAAAGCCAAAGTGTCCGATCGGTTGACGCTTTCGACATCGTCCAATCCGACAAGGAGAATATTTATATTGCCCGTTTTTTCGTCGAATTGGATGGTCTGCTTTATATCTCCAGCGTCAGGGGCTACTAGAGATTTTATCCTCCAAGCTCCTCCTGCGGCAACCGATACGACGGCAACCAGGATAAGGAAAACTATTTTCGTTTTTTTTACCATCGGGCTCACCTCTTTGATGTTTTTTCAAGTCGAGCTTCCCGATATAATCCTTTTTTTCTTATGTATTGCTCCACTAAAGGAGGTACCAGGTATCTGATGTTTTTTCCCTCTTTAACCCTCTTGCGAATTTCGGTGCTGGAGATGGAAAGAGAAGGGATAGTTAACGGAACAACGGACTTTCTAAAGGAATCGGGGAAGGATTTGAGAAACTCAAATCCCTCTTTTCCGTAGCCTGGCCTGGTCACAGCCACGATAGAGCATAGACCAGGCAGACTATCGTGCTCATGCCAGCTCATCATCGTCGATACCGCATCTACTCCTGTTATGAAGTAAAAAGAGACCTCCCCGGTGGGGAACCAATGGCGCATTTCCCTCAAAGTATCCACGGTGTAGCTGGGCTCATGTCGGTCTATCTCTATTCTAGACACCCGAAATCTATCGTTCTCCAGTGTAGCCAGACTGGTCATCATGTACCTATCCTCCGGGGAGGATACCTTATGTTGGGCTTTGTGAAAAGAATCTCCTGTAGGAATAAAGATCACCCTCTCTAACCCAAGGGCGAAAAGAGCCTCCTCCGCAGCGACCAGGTGGCCGTGATGGATTGGATCAAAGGTCCCTCCCATCACACCTATTTTCCGAGTGCTTTTGTCCGTTTTATCAGTATGCCTTTTCTGGCTGGAATTCGAAGACAACATCGCCTATATACACCGTATCGCCTTCCTCCGCTCCACTGGCCTCCAGCAATTCCTCGATTCTGTACTCCCTCATGATACGCATAAACCGGACTACGGCTTCCTCTTGGTTAAAATCGTATCTCTCCACAGCTTCCTCTATCCTAGTGTGAATTACCCTGAAGCAACCAGGCTCCTGTAACCTTATTATCTGGGCCTTCTGTTTTCTGCCCCTTCGCTTCTGACCTTGTTCATCCTCTTCGGATATCGTAGCAAAGAGCCTGGTAACACCTGTGGGTCTGGGGTACTTTCTGCAAATATCTATCAATGTCCCCATAAAACTATCGACTCCCTCGCCGGAAACAGCGCTAGTGATAAGGCAGTCAATACCTTCGGACTTAAAGAAATCCTCAAAGGCACCTACAACCGAGTTAGAGGGTTCTAGGTCTATCTTATTGCCTACTACCACGTAGGGTCGATCCAAAAGATCGGCGTTGTAGGCCCTAAACTCATCCAGGACCGTCCTCCACTGATTTAAAACAGAGTCTATAGAGCCAGAGCTGAGGTCAAGCACGTGGACGATAACCCTTGTTCTCTCTATGTGTCTCAGAAAGTAATGACCTAATCCTTTGTTCTCGTGAGCTCCCTCTATTAGCCCAGGGACATCTGCGACGACGATCCTCTCTTGGTCAAGTCTCATTACCCCAAGGTTCGGAGAGAGGGTCGTAAAAGGATAGTCGGCTATTTTAGGAGTAGCGTTGGAAATAGCGGCCAGCAAACTTGACTTTCCGGCGTTTGGAACTCCGACCAAAGCCACGTCAGCTATCAGCTTTAGTTCCATGGTTATTATTCGTTGCTCTCCCTGTTCCCCTTTTTCCGAAAAACGAGGGGCCCGTCTCCTGGAACTGGCGAAATGGGCGTTGCCCTTTCCTCCCTTTCCTCCTCTGGCGACGAGACAACGATCGCCAGGTTCGACCAGGTCAGCTAGAGGCTCTCCTGTCTCTTTGTCAAACACCATGGTTCCACAGGGAACTTTTATGGTTATATCGTCCGCATTAGCGCCAAAACACTTAGAACCTAAGCCATGACCACCGTTTTCCGAGGAAATGTGCTTAGAGTATTCAAAGTCAGCCAAGGTGTGAAGATCGGTGGTCGCCTCAAGGAATATACTGCCACCTTTTCCACCGTTGCCTCCATCGGGACCTCCCTTGGGAACGAATTTCTCCCTGCGAAAGCTCATACAGCCGTTACCGCCGTTGCCAGCGGAAACGTTAATTGAAACCTTATCAACAAACTTCATCTAAAAAACCCTCCAAAAAGGGGAACAAAAAAGCGGGCCCAGGAAGACCTCGGCCCGCTTGACGCTGGATCGAACAAAGAACCCCACTCAACGGATACCGCCACAGGCGGCTGCTTCAAAGATATTTAAACAGCCGAGGGTACTTCTTCGATAAAGACGTATTTCCTAGTTCCCTTGCTCTTAAAACGGACCACGCCGTGCTTAAGGGCAAAAAGGGTATAGTCTTTGCCCAGACCTACGTTAAGGCCGGGATGATAGGACGTTCCCCTCTGACGAACTATGATACTGCCAGCTTTCGCTACCTGGCCATCGCTCAGCTTGAGGCCGAGCCTCTGACCACGAGAATCTCTTCCGTTAGAGCTACTTCCCTGCCCCTTTTTATGGGCAAAGAACTGGAGATCGAACGACTTAAACAGCATTTTCTTGCACCTCCACCAGTTTTACGTTTCTTGGATAGGTCTTAGCTAGAGCTTTAAAGCTCTTATAGACGGCGGCCGATATGGCCTGGGATTCGGAGGTGACCTTTTCCCACCGAATGGAAACCAGGGCTCTTTTCTCGTCAACAGAGGAAAGAACGTCCATGCCGAGGACATCGACAAGGCCCACATGCAGCACCTGCACTAGGGTGGTAACGGACGAACAGACTATGTCCTGACCGGAGGGAGCGTAATCCGAGTGTCCCTCGATCTTCATGGACAATATAGATCCGTCATCTCCCCGATACACCACCACCTCGGTCATTAGCCGTTTATCGACTCTATGCGAACGAGGGAAAAGGGCTGTCTATGCCCTCTAAATCTGCGATAATTTGTCTTGTTCTTGTACTTAAAGACGATTATCTTCTTGCCCTTGTCGTTGGAGAGCAACTTGGCCACGACGGAAGCACCGTCCACCAGAGGGGCACCGACTTTAACGCCCTCATCAGAACCTACCATCAGAACCCTGTCAAAGGTCACGGTCTCGTTCTCTTCAATCCCGAGCTTCTCTATCTTAAGCTCATCTCCAGGCTGCACACGGTACTGCTTACCACCAGTTTCAATTATAGCGTACATTATTTTTCCTCCTCTCGCCGAGATCAGGTAGCTTGGCTTTGAAAAACCCGTCTCATGCGGTATGTCGACAGCCTTTGCATTTTATCTCTTTCTGGGTCAGAAGTCAACGAAGAGGACGGCAAAGGGGCTAAAACCACTTGGCCTTTAGCGATTCGGCCCTTTCCGATATAACCTGGTTGACCAGATCCGCCATTTCATCGTCCCCTGAGGGCATAGCGACACCGAACTCCTCTTTTGTGAGAAAGCCGTCAACTACCTTAAGAGAGGGGTTCTGCCTTGCGTAATCCTCTGCGACTGGTCCATCCATAACTGCTCCACCTATTATCCCAGCTAAAACGGCCTCTAATATCTGGTCGTATTTTTCGAAAGGAAGCGGGATCGCCCCTATAGATTCGGCACCGGCACCGGCGGTACTTCCTTGGAGTATGCCTAACGTCGTCCCTTTGGCATCGGAATGAGTCTTCAACCCATCGGCAGAGCCCCTGGTGAGCAGGACCTGACCGGTTACAAAATAGGGCTCGGAGAACAGACATTTCTGCCCTCTGGCATCGGTAATGGTTATCGTCGATGCCGCAATATCGAAAAGACTCCAGTCGTAACCGTCGGTCCAGGCGTTTGTGATTCCTCCATCCCAGGGGATACGTATAACCTTGGCATCCACGCCTAGCTTTTTCGCTATAGCGTGAATTAGGTCGACGTCAAACCCTTTTGCCTCGTCACCGTCGGATATTATGAAGGGAGCGGTGTCAAAGTCGGTGGTCGCTCCTATTAGCACTCCCCTTTCCCTTATACGGTCCAGAGTTGGGCTAGCCCAACTCTCCGCTCCGGCAAAAAACAACACACTTAAAACGATAAAAACAGAAAATATTTTTCTCATACAAATCCCTCCTGGCTAAGTATAGAATAATGTCCGTAAAACGACGAACATCTGAGGGATATACTACACCAAAGTCAGAAAAAACAAAACCGCTAGATTCTTTTTCGATAGACCTGAGTTCAGGAATCTAGCAGTTTAGCCGCATGGGACTTGGCCTCTTCAAGGTTAAAGTCTCCAGATAACATTCTAGCTATCTCGGAGACCCTCCCATCTCTATCGAGCTTTTCGATGTAGCTTTCGTTTCCTTTACGGCGAACCACCATATGACAATCCGCTTGAGCGGCAATTGTGGCCTCGTGGGTTATCAATATCACCTGGCAACGATTTGAGAGCTCCTTTAGTTTTATTCCAGCCAGAACAGCGGCCTTACCGCCTAGCCCAGCCTCGACCTCGTCAAAGACCACAGTGGACGGGAACTGATCGTCTGGCAGAGATAGCCTTATGGCCAGCAATATTCTGCTAAGCTCTCCTCCTGAGGCCATTTTAGAGACAGGACCAGGATCTCCCTTGCCCCAGGATAATCTAAACTCAACCGATTCCGCTCCTGTCGTACGAAGACGGCTCTCCTCTATCAGCCCAACGGAAAACAGGCTGTCCTCCATGGCCATCTGGGATAGACAGAGGTTCACCCTGGATTCAAGCCATAAAGACGCTTCTTTTCTCCGCCTCCGAAGCTCTAAAGCCATCCTAGAGGCGCTTTTTCTGTGCTCCTCTACTTGACGCTCTACGTCGTTTTTAAGGTCGTTACTGCTTCTCAGCCACTCTAACTCTCTATCTGCCTCTTCACAGTAATCGATAAGTTCCTCTACGTTAGCAACACCGGCGGTTCTTTTCAACTTTCGGAGAGCTCCCATTTTAGATTCTAGTTCCTCGACGCTCTCTTCCAGAAGGTTGCGGTTTTCCTCGTCCCCCGCTTCGTCAAGTATAGAGAGAATAGAACTGTAGGATTCCAGCAACAGGTCTATATGGCCGGAGACTTCCTCTCTGTTTTCCTGAGGTAGCCTCCTTAGAACCTGTTCCATTATATCCTCCAGCTCTTCCTTTAAACTACCTGGTTCATCGTTTTTCATCCTGAATCGTATTTTTCTAAGATCGTTCATCCTAGCCAACTCGGAGGACAGTTTTCTATGGTCCTCCTCCCAGGTAGTTTCACTCTCTTTGTTGATCTCCATCTTTCTCCATCGATGGACGATATCCTCAGCTTTTTGAAACCTATCGGTAATCTCTCTTTGCCTTTTTTTGATGGTGAGCAATCTTTTTTCCTGCTCGATAGTCGACTTAACCTCACTTTTTAACTCTTTTTTTAGAGCTGCAAGAGAGGGGCCTCCGCAACTATCGACCATCTGGAGCTGATTATCCTGATTAAGCAATTCGAGCTGGGCAAACTGGCTTTGGATAGTTATCAGTTCTCGAGATAATTCGCTTAAAGTCGATAAAGGCACCTGGCGATTTTGGACCCATACTCGACCTCTACCGTTTTTATTGACCTCTCTTTTAATAAAAAGTTTACCCTCTTCCCAAGGGGGGAGGTTTTTTGATGATGGAGAATTAAAAATTGCTTCCACCGAACCGTTATCGCTACCGGCTTTTATCATAGTAGAGGCCGATCTTTTGCCTGCTACAAGCTCAAGGGCCCTGACTAAGCTGCTTTTTCCTGCACCGCTTTCTCCTGTTATAGCGGTAAGGCCAGGAGAGAAACAAAGTTGGGCTTCCTCTATGCCTCCGATATTCTCTAAGTGGACTTCTTCGATCAACTGGGTCACTCCTTATTCTCACCTGAGTAAAAAGTTTTTCCCCACATCAATTTTTTGCTCAATAGGTCGTAGTAATCTCTGTCAGGCAACCAAAGGACATCGACTTTTTTGTCCGAGGATAGTGTTATTTCTATTCTATCTCCAGGGAGAATCTCATACCCTAATTGGCCGTCCTGGGTGAGGGTTAGGTCACGACTCTCCCCTCTCGGCACCAGCGTCAAGACGTCCTCAGGACCTAAGACCATAGGCCTGGCGTATAGGGTATGGGCGCATATAGGAGCTAATATCATACAGGGCACATGAGGTGGCACTATGGGCCCACCGGCAGAGAGAGCATAGGCGGTTGATCCAGTTGGAGTGGATGCAATTATCCCGTCCGCCCTCAAGGTTCCGGTCAACTTGTTGCATATGTGGATATCCACCTCCATGACCCTTGCTAGAGGACCTTTGGTAAGCACCAAGTCGTTGAGGGCGTAAAGCCTATGTTCTATCTGTCCGGAACGGTATATCTCGCCTAGCAAAATTTGCCTCTGTTGTATGCGATAGTTCCCATTTGCTATTTGAAGGACATCGTCTTTTACTCCACACGGATCTCCTGCAGCGAGAAAACCGAGGTGTCCTACGTTGACCCCAAAGAGGGCTATCTTATCGTCTAAAACATAACGGGCTGCTCTTAAAAACGTGCCGTCTCCACCTATAACCAGAGCGACGGCTACCTGGTCCTTCCAGTTTTCCTCCTCTACAGGTATTCCAAGCACCGAGGACTCTAAAGGAGGAAGTCTAAAGCATATGTCTTCACCAGGTCCCCATCTAAGAAGATCAAGAGCCAGGTCTATAGCCTTAGGCTTTCTCGTATTTACGATGAGTCCTATAACGCTCTTCTCTCTCACCTTAGACCATCCTGATGGGCTTCATCGACTATACCTTTGAGGTCTATATCTTTACCTACCTCGCCTTTTACCATGTAAAAAAGAAACTCTATGTTGCCCTTAGGCCCTTTTATCGGTGAAAAGCTACAGCCGACAAGGCCTAGGTCGGTCTTTTCCCTCAAAAAATCCGCAACTTCCACGAGTATCTCCAGGTGGATTTCAGGGGAACGGACCACCCCCCCCTTCCCGATTCTCTCCCTTCCAGCTTCAAACTGAGGCTTTATGAGCGAGATTATCGCTCCTCCATCCGGCAAGATCGACTCTATAGCCGGGAGTAACAGTCTAGCGGAGATGAAAGAGGCGTCCATGACCCCGATTTCAGGGGCAGGGGAAAAAGAGGCACCCTCAAGATATCTGGCGTTTGTCCTCTCCATAACGATAACCCGACTGTCCTGTCTTAGCCTCCAGTGTAGTTGTCCATACCCAACGTCGACGGAGTAAACCATAGAGGCGCCTCTGCGCAAAAGGACATCGGTAAAACCCCCTGTAGAGGCTCCTACATCTACACAGACCTTTCCGTTTACGTCCAAGGGAAAGACATCCAGAGCTTTTATCAGTTTGTGAGCTCCTCTGCTCACCCACTCCTCTTTGGCGTTTCTGACCTCGAGATTCGATTCAACGTCTATCGACGTACCCGCTTTATCCACTTTTTCCCCTTGAACGTAGACGACGCCGCCCATTATGAGGGCTTGAGCTTTATTTCTGGTCTCCACAAGCCCTCGATCTACAAGCAACTTATCCAGTCTTTCTCTCTGTTTTTTCACCGCAGAAAGCCACCGCCTTGTCTATAGTCATACCACACAGGTTCCATTGATCGTTTACCGTTCCGTGAGGCAAGAACATGTCGCTAACCCCCATGAGTTCGATGGAACAGGAGGCCCCTATTTCGGTGGCTCTGGCGGCTATAGCCTCTCCAATCCCTCCTGTGAGATAGCCATCCTCTGCTATTAAAATGCGATATCCTTTCATTATTAAAGGATCTATGGTATCCCAGTCCAGAGGGGCAATCGTTCTCAGGTCCATCAGTCCTGGCTCTGCAAAGCCCTTCTCGATCGCCTCGTTTCGGGCTTCGTTCAGGAAATGAACGGTTTTTCCTATCCCTATAAAGAGGGTCTCTCCTTGAGGTTCGTAGAGGATCTCCGCCTTTATGCCCCCTGTTTTTTTGAGATTATCTCGACACAGGGCCTGAATCACCGATCCTCTGGGGTATCTTATAGCGGTAGCACCGGATCTTTTCATAGCTTCATCGATCATAATCTCAAGATCTACCAGATCCCTGGGAGCCTGAAATACCAGGTTAGGTATCGATCGACACCAGGTTATATCCGATAACCCCTGATGGGTTTCACCGTCTTCCCCTATCATTCCAGCTCGATCTACCGCAATAAGGACGGGGAGAGATTGAATGCATACGTCATGACTGAGTTGATCCATAGCCCTTTGTAGAAAAGTAGAGTATATAAAAGCAACAGGCCTAAGCCCTCCAGCTGCCATACCTGCGGATAAAGTCATCATATGCTCTTCCGCTATTCCGACGTCAAAAAATCTTTTAGGATACCGAGCGGCGAAGGAGTTTAAGGCTGATCCTTCTTTCATAGCAGGCGTCAAAGCGACCACTCGAGGGTCTTTTTCCGCTATTTTCTCGACTTTATTCGCAAAAGCCTGGCTCCAGGAGAGTGACTTAGGTGCCTCCTTGGAGAAAGCCACCCCTATTCCATGATATTTACTCGGTTCGTTTTCCGCAGCCTCTACGCCTCTGCCTTTTTGAGTTATGAGATGTATTACTACAGACCTATCGAAACTCTTAGCCAAGTGAAAGATAAGGTCCATTTCCTCTATGGAATGACCGTCAAAAGGCCCCCAGTAATCTATATCGAGAGAGTTAAATATGTTGTCCGGCTTGACGAGGCTCTTTATCTGGTCCTTTGCGTTTCCCAGAAAGCTCTCGATACTCTCTCCTTTAGGTAAGCTCTTGCAACATCCCTTAATTGCTTTTTTCAGTTTTTGATAGTAAGGGTTTGTGCTAAGGTAGGCAAAGTGGGTCGCCGCACCTCCAACTCTAGGGCTAATTGACATTGTGTTATCGTTTAGTATATAGATAACCTTTGTGTCAGCGTCTTTCAGGTGATTCAGTGCTTCAAAGGCCATTCCGTTTATGATCGCCCCATCGCCGATGACTCCTACTACATGGTGATCCTGTTTGAGTATATCCCTGGCTTTAGCGTAACCTAAAGCGGCGGAGAGAGAGGTGCTGCTGTGCCCAACGTCGAAGTGATCGCAGGGACTTTCGTTTCTCTTAGGAAAACCGCTCAGGCCACCGAACTGCCTTATGGTATGGAAAAGATCCCTTCTACCTGTAAGGATTTTGTACGGGTAGGTTTGATGGCCGACATCAAATACGATCTTATCGTTTAAAGGGTTAAAATTCCTCAAAAGAGCGACGGTAAGCTCGACTGTCCCTAAAGATGACGCTAGATGGCCACCGTTTCGAAAGATGACATCGGCGATCAAAGTCCTTATGTCCTGGCACAGAACCGAAAGATCGTTGGAATTTAGCTCCTTGAGTTGCCTAAAATCCTCTATGTTTTCCAATAACGACATGTCTATGACCTCTACATTGTTCTGTGCTCGAGATATTTAGATAAGGCAATTAGAAAGGAAGCCTTATCCCCAAAGCCGGATAAATGGGATATCCCGAGGTCGGTGTATTTATTCAGAAGCGTTCTAGCCCCATCCAGGCCATAAACGGAGACAAAGGTTCTTTTTCCTTGGCTTTGGTCCTTGCCTATAGATTTACCCATCTGCTCCTCAGTTCCGATAACGTCCAATATATCGTCGGCTATCTGAAAGGCGGTGCCTAAAGCTGATCCG is drawn from Dethiosulfovibrio salsuginis and contains these coding sequences:
- the nadD gene encoding nicotinate-nucleotide adenylyltransferase, with the translated sequence MLSSNSSQKRHTDKTDKSTRKIGVMGGTFDPIHHGHLVAAEEALFALGLERVIFIPTGDSFHKAQHKVSSPEDRYMMTSLATLENDRFRVSRIEIDRHEPSYTVDTLREMRHWFPTGEVSFYFITGVDAVSTMMSWHEHDSLPGLCSIVAVTRPGYGKEGFEFLKSFPDSFRKSVVPLTIPSLSISSTEIRKRVKEGKNIRYLVPPLVEQYIRKKGLYREARLEKTSKR
- the obgE gene encoding GTPase ObgE, which encodes MKFVDKVSINVSAGNGGNGCMSFRREKFVPKGGPDGGNGGKGGSIFLEATTDLHTLADFEYSKHISSENGGHGLGSKCFGANADDITIKVPCGTMVFDKETGEPLADLVEPGDRCLVARGGKGGKGNAHFASSRRRAPRFSEKGEQGEQRIITMELKLIADVALVGVPNAGKSSLLAAISNATPKIADYPFTTLSPNLGVMRLDQERIVVADVPGLIEGAHENKGLGHYFLRHIERTRVIVHVLDLSSGSIDSVLNQWRTVLDEFRAYNADLLDRPYVVVGNKIDLEPSNSVVGAFEDFFKSEGIDCLITSAVSGEGVDSFMGTLIDICRKYPRPTGVTRLFATISEEDEQGQKRRGRKQKAQIIRLQEPGCFRVIHTRIEEAVERYDFNQEEAVVRFMRIMREYRIEELLEASGAEEGDTVYIGDVVFEFQPEKAY
- the rpmA gene encoding 50S ribosomal protein L27; the encoded protein is MLFKSFDLQFFAHKKGQGSSSNGRDSRGQRLGLKLSDGQVAKAGSIIVRQRGTSYHPGLNVGLGKDYTLFALKHGVVRFKSKGTRKYVFIEEVPSAV
- a CDS encoding ribosomal-processing cysteine protease Prp, which encodes MTEVVVYRGDDGSILSMKIEGHSDYAPSGQDIVCSSVTTLVQVLHVGLVDVLGMDVLSSVDEKRALVSIRWEKVTSESQAISAAVYKSFKALAKTYPRNVKLVEVQENAV
- the rplU gene encoding 50S ribosomal protein L21, whose product is MYAIIETGGKQYRVQPGDELKIEKLGIEENETVTFDRVLMVGSDEGVKVGAPLVDGASVVAKLLSNDKGKKIIVFKYKNKTNYRRFRGHRQPFSLVRIESING
- a CDS encoding substrate-binding periplasmic protein, whose translation is MRKIFSVFIVLSVLFFAGAESWASPTLDRIRERGVLIGATTDFDTAPFIISDGDEAKGFDVDLIHAIAKKLGVDAKVIRIPWDGGITNAWTDGYDWSLFDIAASTITITDARGQKCLFSEPYFVTGQVLLTRGSADGLKTHSDAKGTTLGILQGSTAGAGAESIGAIPLPFEKYDQILEAVLAGIIGGAVMDGPVAEDYARQNPSLKVVDGFLTKEEFGVAMPSGDDEMADLVNQVISERAESLKAKWF
- a CDS encoding AAA family ATPase, translating into MTQLIEEVHLENIGGIEEAQLCFSPGLTAITGESGAGKSSLVRALELVAGKRSASTMIKAGSDNGSVEAIFNSPSSKNLPPWEEGKLFIKREVNKNGRGRVWVQNRQVPLSTLSELSRELITIQSQFAQLELLNQDNQLQMVDSCGGPSLAALKKELKSEVKSTIEQEKRLLTIKKRQREITDRFQKAEDIVHRWRKMEINKESETTWEEDHRKLSSELARMNDLRKIRFRMKNDEPGSLKEELEDIMEQVLRRLPQENREEVSGHIDLLLESYSSILSILDEAGDEENRNLLEESVEELESKMGALRKLKRTAGVANVEELIDYCEEADRELEWLRSSNDLKNDVERQVEEHRKSASRMALELRRRRKEASLWLESRVNLCLSQMAMEDSLFSVGLIEESRLRTTGAESVEFRLSWGKGDPGPVSKMASGGELSRILLAIRLSLPDDQFPSTVVFDEVEAGLGGKAAVLAGIKLKELSNRCQVILITHEATIAAQADCHMVVRRKGNESYIEKLDRDGRVSEIARMLSGDFNLEEAKSHAAKLLDS
- a CDS encoding NAD(+)/NADH kinase gives rise to the protein MREKSVIGLIVNTRKPKAIDLALDLLRWGPGEDICFRLPPLESSVLGIPVEEENWKDQVAVALVIGGDGTFLRAARYVLDDKIALFGVNVGHLGFLAAGDPCGVKDDVLQIANGNYRIQQRQILLGEIYRSGQIEHRLYALNDLVLTKGPLARVMEVDIHICNKLTGTLRADGIIASTPTGSTAYALSAGGPIVPPHVPCMILAPICAHTLYARPMVLGPEDVLTLVPRGESRDLTLTQDGQLGYEILPGDRIEITLSSDKKVDVLWLPDRDYYDLLSKKLMWGKTFYSGENKE
- a CDS encoding TlyA family RNA methyltransferase; translation: MKKQRERLDKLLVDRGLVETRNKAQALIMGGVVYVQGEKVDKAGTSIDVESNLEVRNAKEEWVSRGAHKLIKALDVFPLDVNGKVCVDVGASTGGFTDVLLRRGASMVYSVDVGYGQLHWRLRQDSRVIVMERTNARYLEGASFSPAPEIGVMDASFISARLLLPAIESILPDGGAIISLIKPQFEAGRERIGKGGVVRSPEIHLEILVEVADFLREKTDLGLVGCSFSPIKGPKGNIEFLFYMVKGEVGKDIDLKGIVDEAHQDGLR
- the dxs gene encoding 1-deoxy-D-xylulose-5-phosphate synthase, whose product is MSLLENIEDFRQLKELNSNDLSVLCQDIRTLIADVIFRNGGHLASSLGTVELTVALLRNFNPLNDKIVFDVGHQTYPYKILTGRRDLFHTIRQFGGLSGFPKRNESPCDHFDVGHSSTSLSAALGYAKARDILKQDHHVVGVIGDGAIINGMAFEALNHLKDADTKVIYILNDNTMSISPRVGGAATHFAYLSTNPYYQKLKKAIKGCCKSLPKGESIESFLGNAKDQIKSLVKPDNIFNSLDIDYWGPFDGHSIEEMDLIFHLAKSFDRSVVIHLITQKGRGVEAAENEPSKYHGIGVAFSKEAPKSLSWSQAFANKVEKIAEKDPRVVALTPAMKEGSALNSFAARYPKRFFDVGIAEEHMMTLSAGMAAGGLRPVAFIYSTFLQRAMDQLSHDVCIQSLPVLIAVDRAGMIGEDGETHQGLSDITWCRSIPNLVFQAPRDLVDLEIMIDEAMKRSGATAIRYPRGSVIQALCRDNLKKTGGIKAEILYEPQGETLFIGIGKTVHFLNEARNEAIEKGFAEPGLMDLRTIAPLDWDTIDPLIMKGYRILIAEDGYLTGGIGEAIAARATEIGASCSIELMGVSDMFLPHGTVNDQWNLCGMTIDKAVAFCGEKTERKTG